From a single Phorcysia thermohydrogeniphila genomic region:
- a CDS encoding F0F1 ATP synthase subunit epsilon, translating to MAVKGIPSEMKLLIASSTGKHIELETKEVYIETDDGDLGVLPGHQPEFYSVGAGFVKFKDKEGNEVTKLLFNGFVQIEPDVVRIGVQEIYDPEEVDVSSLEKEVAELKERLASLSEEEVEARQSVEAEIRMKETLIEKAR from the coding sequence ATGGCTGTAAAGGGTATACCCTCTGAGATGAAGCTCCTTATAGCTTCCTCCACTGGGAAGCACATAGAGCTTGAAACTAAGGAAGTTTACATAGAGACTGATGATGGTGACTTGGGGGTTCTCCCCGGTCACCAACCTGAGTTTTACTCAGTAGGTGCTGGGTTCGTGAAGTTCAAGGATAAAGAAGGAAATGAGGTTACAAAACTTCTCTTTAACGGCTTTGTTCAGATAGAGCCGGATGTTGTCAGGATTGGCGTTCAAGAAATCTACGACCCAGAAGAGGTTGATGTTTCGTCCTTAGAGAAAGAAGTTGCCGAGCTTAAAGAAAGGCTCGCCTCCCTTTCTGAAGAGGAAGTTGAAGCTCGTCAGAGTGTTGAAGCTGAGATTAGAATGAAGGAAACCCTCATAGAGAAAGCCCGCTAA
- the ruvX gene encoding Holliday junction resolvase RuvX, whose product MKRVMALDVGFKRIGVALSDPLRLTAYPYKIIHRKSNRETFEELLRIIDEKDVDTILVGVPLSLEGRDTKIGEKIKKFATKFQQFLKESGRQVSFVFVDESYSTLEATNLCRELGKKREEVDDIAAAIFLRDWLAFKGSP is encoded by the coding sequence TTGAAGAGGGTAATGGCCCTTGACGTTGGCTTTAAGAGGATAGGCGTAGCCCTTTCAGACCCCTTAAGGCTTACAGCGTACCCTTATAAGATTATTCATAGGAAGAGTAACAGGGAGACCTTTGAGGAGCTCCTAAGGATTATTGATGAAAAAGACGTTGATACCATTCTTGTTGGCGTTCCGTTAAGCTTAGAGGGTAGGGATACAAAGATAGGAGAGAAGATTAAGAAGTTCGCCACCAAGTTTCAGCAGTTCCTTAAAGAGAGTGGAAGGCAGGTAAGCTTTGTTTTTGTTGATGAGTCTTACTCTACCTTAGAGGCGACAAACTTGTGCAGAGAGCTCGGAAAAAAGAGAGAAGAAGTGGACGATATAGCTGCGGCCATTTTCCTCCGAGACTGGCTTGCCTTCAAAGGTTCTCCTTAA
- a CDS encoding cyclic-phosphate processing receiver domain-containing protein: MKIYLDDWRTPPPGYVLVKTVNELKEFVKEHGKEIEVLDLDNYLEEYSAYGGNGIDFIRWLEEAVYTGEVELNPNVKIVSHSSDPVMAEKIEEIGRNIKAFLRSKR, translated from the coding sequence ATGAAAATATACCTTGACGACTGGAGAACGCCACCTCCCGGCTACGTGCTGGTTAAGACCGTAAACGAGTTAAAAGAGTTCGTTAAGGAGCACGGAAAGGAAATTGAGGTCCTTGACCTTGATAACTACCTTGAAGAGTACTCAGCCTACGGAGGAAACGGTATAGACTTCATAAGGTGGTTAGAGGAAGCAGTTTACACGGGAGAAGTAGAGCTTAACCCTAATGTTAAAATTGTATCTCACTCTTCTGACCCTGTAATGGCAGAAAAGATTGAAGAGATTGGAAGAAACATAAAAGCCTTTCTAAGGAGTAAGAGATGA
- the atpH gene encoding ATP synthase F1 subunit delta, which yields MRLEVRVARRYAKALADVLPDDRLEKVLEEVKTIGSLLDDRVIKYFKSPVVPPEKKRSLIEQILEKVGASEELKRVLLLMAQKDRLGTLREFASEFEKFVDYRLGIIKAEITTATEIDEETVLKIKSKIEEIFGKKAEISVKLDPSLIGGFVVRVADKVLDASIKTQLENLKKAIAD from the coding sequence TTGAGACTGGAAGTGAGAGTAGCGAGGAGGTACGCGAAGGCCCTGGCTGATGTCCTGCCGGACGACAGGCTGGAGAAGGTTCTGGAAGAGGTGAAGACGATAGGTTCTCTCCTTGACGACAGGGTAATTAAGTATTTTAAGAGCCCTGTTGTTCCTCCTGAGAAAAAGAGGAGCCTCATAGAGCAGATCTTAGAGAAGGTTGGGGCTTCTGAGGAGCTAAAAAGAGTTCTGCTCCTTATGGCCCAGAAGGATAGGCTGGGGACGCTCAGGGAGTTTGCTTCAGAGTTTGAAAAGTTCGTTGATTACAGGCTGGGAATTATCAAGGCTGAAATAACAACAGCTACAGAGATTGACGAGGAAACGGTTTTAAAGATTAAATCAAAAATTGAAGAAATTTTCGGAAAGAAGGCTGAGATCTCTGTAAAGCTTGATCCCTCCCTGATTGGTGGATTTGTTGTCAGGGTAGCAGACAAGGTTCTTGATGCTTCTATAAAGACGCAGCTTGAAAACCTTAAAAAAGCTATAGCTGATTAA
- the mnmA gene encoding tRNA 2-thiouridine(34) synthase MnmA: protein MKRVVVGLSGGVDSFYTAYLLKERGYEVIPVFFRLTQKASPEKAQKAAELLGLKLSVIDLTDQFQKEVIDYFVRYYRKGLTPNPCAVCNRKIKLNYLYLLMKEFGADFIATGHYARVVFSKEWGKHLVLRGKDRRKEQSYFLSLVEQRVFERLLLPLGEFTKDEVIKRAKAIGFPFESESQDICFIEGDYVSFVEQFVKPPPGLFVLKDGTVVGRHKGYHRYTVGQRRGLGISYGKPLYVVEIDAENNRVILGGKEDVLKSTVYVWNVNWHLEYEKVKELKGLQVQVRYRSRPVPVESVEYLKNGFYYVKLAAKVDAPAPGQVCAFYSGDLLLGGGEITKQGEG, encoded by the coding sequence ATGAAAAGGGTTGTTGTTGGTCTCAGTGGAGGAGTAGATAGCTTCTATACGGCATACCTACTGAAAGAAAGGGGCTATGAAGTTATTCCTGTCTTTTTCCGCCTCACCCAAAAAGCGTCACCTGAAAAGGCGCAAAAAGCAGCGGAGCTCTTAGGACTTAAACTTTCCGTTATTGACCTTACAGACCAGTTCCAGAAAGAGGTAATTGATTACTTTGTCCGTTACTATAGAAAGGGCCTAACTCCCAACCCTTGCGCGGTATGTAATAGAAAGATAAAGCTTAATTACCTTTATCTTTTAATGAAGGAGTTTGGAGCTGACTTCATAGCTACTGGCCACTACGCCCGCGTTGTTTTTTCTAAGGAGTGGGGAAAACATTTAGTCCTTAGGGGTAAGGATAGGAGAAAAGAGCAGTCCTACTTCCTCTCGCTTGTTGAGCAGCGTGTTTTTGAGAGGTTATTGCTTCCACTTGGAGAGTTTACTAAGGACGAGGTTATCAAGAGGGCTAAAGCCATAGGATTTCCGTTTGAGAGTGAAAGCCAAGATATCTGCTTTATAGAGGGGGATTACGTTTCTTTTGTAGAGCAGTTTGTCAAGCCTCCTCCCGGCCTTTTTGTTTTAAAGGACGGAACAGTTGTTGGTAGGCATAAGGGATACCACCGCTATACGGTTGGTCAGAGGAGAGGGCTTGGAATCTCTTACGGTAAGCCCCTTTACGTTGTTGAAATAGATGCTGAAAACAACAGGGTGATTCTGGGAGGGAAAGAGGACGTTCTAAAGAGTACTGTGTACGTATGGAACGTAAACTGGCACCTTGAGTATGAGAAAGTTAAAGAGCTCAAAGGCCTTCAGGTTCAGGTTAGATATCGTTCTCGTCCTGTTCCAGTTGAGTCGGTAGAGTATTTAAAAAACGGCTTTTATTATGTAAAATTAGCGGCGAAAGTTGACGCCCCCGCTCCGGGGCAGGTGTGTGCCTTTTACAGCGGTGACCTCCTCCTTGGAGGCGGGGAAATCACAAAGCAAGGAGAAGGGTAA
- a CDS encoding DUF6485 family protein, producing the protein MECRRAENLKDCGCTYTACSRRGICCLCIRNHRNKGEVPACFFPPEAERTYNRSIEFFIKVWAEKLGYKLVKEA; encoded by the coding sequence ATGGAGTGCAGGAGAGCTGAAAACTTAAAGGACTGTGGCTGTACCTATACAGCATGTTCACGTAGGGGAATATGCTGCCTGTGCATCAGGAACCATAGGAATAAAGGAGAGGTTCCGGCGTGTTTCTTCCCCCCTGAGGCAGAGAGAACTTATAACCGTTCTATAGAGTTCTTCATAAAGGTGTGGGCAGAAAAACTGGGATACAAACTGGTAAAAGAAGCGTAG
- a CDS encoding ATP synthase F0 subunit B, with translation MAGSIVAIDGTLLVQAVNFLIFMVLLNKFLFQPLLGLMEEREKELEAQYSEIEALRAKAESLLKEVEQVLGEARAKAKALVDEAVKEARAERERILQQAHEEAAAKLESAKQEIWSSFEAEKAKLESEAEKIAEEIVKKILGKAA, from the coding sequence ATGGCGGGGAGCATCGTAGCGATAGACGGAACCCTACTGGTTCAGGCTGTCAACTTCCTAATCTTTATGGTTCTCCTCAACAAGTTTCTTTTCCAACCGCTCCTTGGCTTGATGGAAGAGAGGGAAAAGGAGCTTGAGGCCCAGTACTCTGAAATTGAGGCCTTGAGGGCAAAGGCTGAGAGCCTACTTAAAGAGGTGGAACAGGTACTGGGCGAGGCGAGGGCTAAGGCGAAGGCTCTCGTTGATGAGGCTGTTAAAGAGGCCAGGGCTGAAAGGGAGAGAATCCTTCAGCAGGCGCATGAAGAGGCTGCTGCTAAGTTAGAGAGTGCCAAGCAAGAAATCTGGAGCTCCTTTGAGGCAGAGAAGGCAAAACTTGAATCTGAGGCTGAAAAGATAGCTGAAGAAATTGTTAAGAAAATACTTGGAAAGGCAGCATAA
- the atpD gene encoding F0F1 ATP synthase subunit beta: protein MAEHKGRIVQIVGPVIDVEFPDGHLPKIYHALKVPNVKQITWDGKIKTGDLMLEVHQQLGENRVRCIAFGATEGLRRGMEVIDTGDYLKVPVGHATRGRIFNVVGEPIDDQGPVEAEEYWPIHRPTPPLTEQKATAEIFETGIKVIDLLEPYAKGGKTGLFGGAGVGKTVLLMELIHNVAMKHGGFSVFAGVGERTREGTDLWLEMKESGVLENTVLVYGQMNEPPGNRWRVAMTGVTMAEYFRDVEGRDVLFFVDNMFRFIQAGSEVSALLGRIPSEVGYQPTLATEVGAIQERITSTTKGSITSVQAIYVPADDFTDPAPFTLFAHLDATTVLSRSLAEQGIYPAVDPLESTSRMLDPNIVGERHYRVAREVQRYLQRYKELLEIIAILGMEELSEEDKLVVHRARRIQLFLTQPFHVAEVFTGMPGKYVTIEETIEGFEMIINGELDHLPENAFYMVGNIQEAIEKGEKLLKEAKAK, encoded by the coding sequence ATGGCAGAACATAAAGGTAGGATTGTTCAGATTGTAGGACCTGTTATAGATGTTGAGTTCCCGGACGGTCATCTTCCAAAAATTTACCACGCCCTTAAAGTTCCGAACGTAAAGCAGATTACTTGGGACGGTAAGATTAAGACCGGTGACCTCATGCTTGAGGTTCACCAGCAGCTCGGCGAGAACAGGGTAAGGTGTATCGCCTTCGGAGCTACAGAGGGTCTTAGAAGGGGTATGGAAGTTATTGACACCGGTGACTACTTAAAGGTTCCCGTTGGACACGCTACAAGAGGAAGAATCTTCAATGTTGTTGGAGAGCCCATTGACGACCAGGGTCCCGTTGAGGCTGAGGAGTACTGGCCAATTCACAGGCCAACTCCACCCCTCACAGAGCAGAAGGCTACTGCTGAAATCTTTGAGACCGGTATCAAGGTAATTGACCTCCTTGAGCCTTACGCTAAGGGTGGTAAGACAGGACTCTTCGGTGGTGCTGGAGTTGGTAAGACCGTTCTCCTCATGGAGCTTATCCACAACGTTGCTATGAAGCACGGTGGTTTCTCCGTTTTCGCCGGAGTTGGTGAGAGGACGAGGGAAGGTACAGACCTCTGGCTTGAAATGAAGGAGTCCGGCGTTCTTGAAAACACAGTTCTCGTTTACGGTCAGATGAACGAGCCACCGGGTAACAGGTGGCGTGTTGCTATGACCGGCGTTACAATGGCTGAGTACTTTAGGGACGTTGAGGGAAGAGACGTTCTCTTCTTCGTTGACAACATGTTCAGGTTCATTCAGGCCGGTTCTGAGGTTTCCGCTCTCTTAGGAAGGATTCCTTCAGAGGTTGGTTACCAGCCAACCCTTGCAACAGAGGTAGGAGCTATTCAGGAGCGTATTACTTCTACAACTAAGGGTTCTATTACTTCCGTTCAGGCTATTTACGTTCCTGCTGACGACTTTACAGACCCAGCTCCGTTTACACTCTTTGCTCACCTTGATGCAACAACAGTTCTCTCCCGTTCCCTCGCAGAGCAGGGTATCTACCCAGCTGTTGACCCACTTGAGTCCACCTCCAGAATGCTTGACCCCAACATCGTTGGTGAGAGACACTACCGCGTAGCAAGGGAAGTTCAGAGGTACCTCCAGAGGTACAAGGAGCTCCTTGAAATCATCGCAATCCTCGGTATGGAAGAGCTCTCTGAGGAAGACAAGCTCGTCGTTCACAGGGCGAGGAGAATCCAGCTCTTCCTCACACAGCCATTCCACGTTGCAGAGGTCTTCACCGGAATGCCCGGTAAGTACGTAACGATTGAGGAGACAATTGAAGGATTTGAGATGATAATCAACGGTGAGCTTGACCACCTGCCTGAAAACGCCTTCTACATGGTCGGTAACATCCAAGAGGCCATTGAGAAGGGTGAGAAGCTCCTCAAGGAAGCTAAAGCCAAGTAA
- a CDS encoding ATP synthase F0 subunit B translates to MEHIQHELFWKTVNTVILIAILYWLLKKPVSKFISDGINAVVSRFERAKQEKEEVLRLLKEAERKSEEAKAEAERILQYSKELAAKEREQIIAEAKQTAERIIRMADEEIEKEVYKAKEELKKFAARKAVEIAEAKLKAAANPEINKRLIESTLQKL, encoded by the coding sequence ATGGAGCACATTCAACATGAGCTGTTTTGGAAAACTGTAAATACAGTAATTTTGATAGCAATCCTATACTGGCTTCTCAAGAAGCCCGTTTCAAAGTTCATATCCGACGGTATTAACGCTGTTGTCAGCAGGTTTGAGAGGGCAAAGCAGGAAAAGGAGGAGGTTCTGAGGCTCCTCAAGGAAGCTGAGAGGAAGTCTGAGGAAGCAAAAGCAGAGGCAGAGAGAATACTTCAGTATTCAAAGGAGCTTGCTGCTAAGGAGAGAGAGCAGATAATAGCTGAAGCTAAGCAGACTGCTGAAAGGATAATCAGGATGGCTGACGAGGAGATAGAGAAAGAGGTTTACAAGGCCAAGGAAGAGCTTAAGAAGTTTGCGGCTCGTAAGGCTGTAGAAATAGCTGAGGCAAAGCTTAAGGCGGCGGCTAATCCTGAGATAAACAAGAGACTCATAGAATCTACCCTTCAAAAGCTTTAG
- a CDS encoding thiamine biosynthesis protein ThiS, whose amino-acid sequence MGRILVEMDGKEREVEIKGRSIRVDRLLELLDIYPETAVVVKDGKLLCDDERLSDGDRVKVVVATSKG is encoded by the coding sequence TTGGGCAGAATTTTAGTAGAAATGGATGGAAAGGAAAGGGAGGTAGAGATAAAGGGAAGGAGTATAAGGGTTGATAGACTGCTGGAGCTCCTTGACATCTACCCTGAAACTGCCGTCGTGGTGAAGGACGGTAAACTCCTCTGTGACGATGAGAGACTATCCGATGGAGACCGCGTAAAAGTAGTTGTTGCCACTTCAAAGGGGTAG
- the atpA gene encoding F0F1 ATP synthase subunit alpha — MQIRAEEISELIRKQIEEFEASVKLDETGIVIKVGDGVARVYGLENVEYGEVVEFEDGTEGVAFNLEEDNVGVVLLGEGRGIVEGSKAKRTGRILDMPVGEGLIGRVLDPLGRPLDGKGEIEYVERRAVERIAPGIVTRKPVHEPLQTGIKAIDALIPIGRGQRELIIGDRQTGKTTIAIDTILNQKREGVICIYCAIGQKRSTVAQTIQLLKEHGAMDYTIVISATASDPAALQYLAPYSAVTVAEYFRDTGRAALIVYDDLSKQAVAYREMSLLLRRPPGREAYPGDIFYLHSRLLERAAKLNDELGAGSLTALPIIETKAGDISAYIPTNVISITDGQIFLETDLFYKGQRPAINVGLSVSRVGGAAQIKAMKQVAGKLRLELARYRELEAFAQFASDLDPATRAQLERGRRLMELLKQPPYSPIPVEKQIVAFFAAINGYLDDIPVEAVTKFEKELYAFMDAKHPEILKEILDKKQLDDELTNKLHSAIKEFKATFTA, encoded by the coding sequence ATGCAGATCAGAGCGGAAGAGATTTCAGAACTGATAAGAAAACAGATTGAAGAGTTTGAGGCTTCCGTAAAGCTTGACGAAACTGGTATCGTCATCAAGGTTGGTGACGGTGTTGCAAGGGTTTACGGCCTTGAAAACGTTGAATACGGAGAAGTTGTAGAGTTTGAGGATGGAACAGAGGGTGTTGCTTTCAACTTGGAGGAGGACAACGTAGGTGTCGTTCTCCTCGGTGAAGGTAGGGGAATCGTTGAGGGTAGTAAGGCAAAGAGGACAGGAAGAATCCTTGACATGCCCGTAGGAGAAGGGCTTATAGGAAGGGTTCTTGACCCACTTGGAAGACCCCTTGACGGTAAAGGAGAGATTGAATACGTAGAGAGAAGGGCTGTTGAGCGTATTGCTCCCGGTATCGTAACGAGGAAGCCTGTTCACGAGCCCCTCCAGACAGGTATTAAGGCTATTGACGCTCTCATTCCGATTGGAAGGGGACAGAGGGAGCTTATCATCGGTGACAGGCAGACCGGTAAAACAACTATTGCGATAGACACAATCCTCAACCAGAAGAGGGAAGGAGTTATCTGTATTTACTGTGCTATCGGTCAGAAGCGTTCTACTGTAGCTCAGACGATTCAGCTCCTCAAAGAGCACGGAGCTATGGATTATACGATAGTTATTTCTGCTACAGCTTCTGACCCAGCTGCCCTTCAGTACCTCGCTCCATACTCTGCAGTAACGGTTGCTGAGTACTTTAGGGATACAGGAAGAGCAGCACTCATCGTTTACGACGACCTCTCCAAGCAGGCTGTAGCTTACAGGGAAATGTCCCTCCTCCTCAGGCGTCCACCGGGACGTGAAGCTTATCCGGGTGACATCTTCTACCTCCACTCAAGGCTTCTTGAAAGGGCTGCTAAGCTCAACGATGAGCTTGGTGCTGGTTCACTAACAGCTCTTCCAATTATTGAAACAAAGGCTGGTGACATCTCCGCTTACATTCCAACAAACGTTATCTCCATTACTGACGGACAGATCTTCCTTGAGACAGACCTCTTCTACAAGGGACAGAGGCCGGCTATTAACGTAGGTCTTTCTGTTTCAAGGGTTGGAGGTGCAGCTCAGATTAAGGCTATGAAGCAGGTTGCAGGTAAGCTCAGGCTTGAGCTTGCAAGGTACAGGGAGCTTGAGGCCTTCGCTCAGTTCGCTTCTGATCTTGACCCTGCAACAAGGGCTCAGCTTGAGCGCGGTAGAAGACTTATGGAGCTCCTCAAACAACCACCTTACAGCCCAATTCCAGTTGAGAAGCAGATTGTAGCCTTCTTTGCAGCAATCAACGGTTACCTTGATGATATTCCTGTTGAGGCTGTTACGAAGTTTGAGAAGGAGCTCTACGCTTTCATGGATGCTAAGCATCCTGAGATCCTCAAGGAGATTCTTGACAAGAAACAGCTTGACGACGAACTGACCAACAAGCTCCACTCCGCGATTAAGGAGTTCAAGGCTACGTTTACTGCTTAA
- the atpG gene encoding ATP synthase F1 subunit gamma: MPGMREIKAKIKSLKGTKRITAAMKAVSAAKLRKAQTELFNIRPYAEVMKGIVEGLYLRENPALHSIFKVRPVKRIELVVISSDKGLCGAFNANIIRNVNKFAKEKQKEGIEISLTTVGNKASQFFTKYSDLKVRKEVKDIFRRIGLPLAEEIAEDLYLGYLSEYFDEVYLVYNRFVNALTQEVTFEKILPLSVEVEEGAPVSEYLVGPDESVVERAVKSYVSATVLRALKESETSEHAARMTAMDNATKNAEDLIKKLTISFNKARQAAITKELIEITTAIEAMK; the protein is encoded by the coding sequence ATGCCCGGAATGAGAGAAATTAAGGCTAAGATAAAGAGTTTGAAGGGTACAAAGCGGATTACCGCCGCCATGAAGGCGGTATCCGCTGCTAAACTCCGTAAGGCGCAGACGGAGCTCTTTAACATAAGACCTTACGCTGAGGTTATGAAGGGTATAGTTGAAGGGCTCTACTTAAGGGAAAATCCAGCCCTTCACTCTATCTTCAAGGTTAGGCCCGTAAAGAGGATAGAGCTGGTTGTCATTTCCTCAGATAAAGGTCTCTGTGGAGCTTTCAACGCCAACATAATCAGGAACGTTAACAAGTTCGCTAAGGAAAAGCAGAAAGAGGGGATAGAAATAAGCCTTACGACGGTTGGAAACAAGGCGAGTCAGTTCTTTACAAAGTACTCCGACCTAAAGGTTCGCAAAGAGGTTAAGGACATATTCAGAAGAATTGGTCTTCCTCTCGCTGAGGAAATAGCTGAGGACCTTTACTTGGGATACCTCTCCGAGTACTTTGACGAGGTTTACCTCGTTTACAACAGGTTTGTAAACGCTCTCACTCAGGAAGTTACCTTTGAGAAGATACTTCCTCTCTCTGTTGAGGTAGAGGAAGGAGCTCCTGTAAGTGAATACCTCGTTGGTCCAGATGAGAGCGTCGTTGAGAGGGCTGTTAAGTCCTACGTTTCTGCGACTGTTTTAAGGGCCCTCAAGGAGTCAGAGACTTCCGAGCACGCAGCAAGAATGACTGCAATGGACAACGCTACAAAGAACGCAGAAGACCTCATCAAGAAGCTCACCATCTCCTTCAACAAGGCAAGACAGGCTGCTATTACTAAGGAGCTCATTGAGATTACAACAGCTATTGAAGCAATGAAATAA
- the gatA gene encoding Asp-tRNA(Asn)/Glu-tRNA(Gln) amidotransferase subunit GatA, translating to MELLNKPLKELNRLIKEKEVKPSELLKELLDRIEETEPKLNAYITVCEEEAVKRAEIADRELEKLSKDEVPELFGIPISIKDNINVENVRMTCASKILENFISPYDATVVKKLREKGAIFAGKNNLDEFAMGSSTETSYFGPTRNPWDLERVPGGSSGGSAAAVAARSAIASLGSDTGGSIRQPAALCGVVGLKPTYGRVSRFGLTAFASSLDQIGPITKNVEDAAYLLNVISGQDAKDATSARVPVPDFLAGLNNEVKGLKAGLPKEYFVEGIEPEVKEKVLEAVKKLESLGVEVEEISLPHTEYAVETYYIIAPAEASSNLGRFDGVRYTYRAKDYKGLVDMFCKTRAEGFGDEVKRRIMIGTYTLSAGYYDAYYLKAQKVRTLIYQDFEKAFEKVDFIVTPTSPTTAFKLGEKTADPIKMYLSDIFTIAVNLAGLPAISIPCGFDGKGLPIGLQIIGKAFDEATILNVANVLEKELKVNNLPEL from the coding sequence ATGGAGCTTTTAAATAAACCACTGAAAGAACTTAACAGGCTAATAAAGGAGAAAGAGGTTAAGCCTTCAGAGCTCTTAAAGGAGCTCCTTGACAGGATAGAGGAAACAGAGCCCAAGTTAAACGCCTACATAACTGTATGCGAAGAAGAGGCCGTTAAGAGGGCAGAGATTGCCGATAGGGAGCTTGAGAAGCTCTCTAAGGATGAAGTGCCGGAGCTCTTTGGAATACCCATTTCAATAAAGGACAACATAAACGTAGAAAACGTCAGAATGACCTGCGCCTCTAAGATTCTAGAGAACTTCATCTCTCCCTACGATGCAACAGTAGTAAAAAAACTAAGGGAGAAAGGAGCTATCTTTGCCGGTAAGAACAACCTTGACGAGTTCGCCATGGGCTCTTCAACAGAAACCTCCTACTTTGGCCCTACCAGAAACCCTTGGGACTTAGAAAGAGTCCCCGGAGGCTCTTCCGGTGGTTCTGCTGCTGCCGTTGCAGCAAGGTCAGCAATCGCCTCCCTTGGCTCTGACACGGGAGGTTCTATAAGACAGCCTGCAGCCCTCTGCGGAGTGGTCGGCCTAAAGCCCACCTACGGAAGGGTTTCAAGGTTTGGACTAACGGCCTTTGCATCATCCCTTGACCAGATAGGCCCAATCACAAAAAATGTTGAGGACGCTGCATACCTTCTCAACGTAATCTCCGGACAGGACGCAAAAGACGCAACGAGCGCAAGAGTGCCAGTTCCCGACTTCCTCGCCGGACTAAACAACGAGGTAAAAGGCCTAAAGGCCGGACTTCCAAAAGAATACTTTGTAGAGGGAATAGAGCCAGAGGTAAAGGAGAAGGTTCTTGAGGCAGTTAAGAAGCTTGAAAGCTTAGGAGTTGAAGTAGAAGAGATTTCTCTTCCCCATACTGAGTACGCCGTAGAGACCTACTACATCATCGCCCCTGCAGAGGCCTCATCAAACCTTGGAAGGTTTGACGGAGTCAGGTACACATACAGGGCAAAGGACTATAAAGGTCTAGTTGATATGTTCTGCAAGACAAGGGCTGAAGGCTTTGGCGACGAGGTCAAGAGAAGGATAATGATAGGAACTTACACTTTAAGCGCCGGATACTACGACGCCTACTACCTGAAAGCCCAAAAAGTCAGAACCCTCATCTATCAGGACTTTGAAAAGGCCTTTGAGAAGGTGGACTTTATAGTGACTCCAACATCACCAACAACGGCCTTTAAACTCGGTGAAAAAACGGCCGACCCGATAAAAATGTACCTCTCAGATATCTTTACGATTGCCGTAAACCTTGCAGGCCTACCTGCAATCTCTATCCCATGTGGGTTTGACGGAAAGGGACTCCCTATAGGTCTTCAGATAATAGGAAAGGCCTTTGATGAGGCAACGATTCTCAACGTTGCAAACGTCCTTGAGAAGGAGCTGAAGGTAAACAACTTACCGGAACTTTAG
- the gatC gene encoding Asp-tRNA(Asn)/Glu-tRNA(Gln) amidotransferase subunit GatC, with protein sequence MKLSREEVKHIAMLSRLELKEEEIEKFQEQLSKILDFVEKLNELNTEGIDPKFQIIPPQNVLREDVPGVSLPPEKTFRNAPETDGKFFIVPKVVKK encoded by the coding sequence ATGAAGCTAAGCAGGGAAGAGGTAAAGCACATTGCAATGCTTTCAAGGCTTGAGCTAAAAGAGGAGGAGATAGAGAAGTTTCAGGAACAGCTCAGCAAGATTTTGGACTTTGTAGAGAAGCTAAACGAGCTGAATACTGAGGGTATTGACCCTAAGTTCCAGATTATCCCTCCCCAGAACGTTCTAAGAGAGGACGTTCCCGGCGTAAGCTTACCACCAGAGAAAACCTTTAGAAACGCCCCTGAAACGGACGGTAAGTTCTTCATCGTTCCTAAGGTCGTCAAGAAATAA